The Streptococcaceae bacterium ESL0729 genome has a segment encoding these proteins:
- a CDS encoding phosphoglycerate kinase gives MAKLTVKDVDLKGKKVLVRVDFNVPLKDGVITNDNRITAALPTIKYIVDHGGRAILFSHLGRVKTEEDKAGKSLAPVAKALSEKLGQEVVFVPETRGAELEKAVSDLKDGQVLLVENTRFEDIDGKKESGNDPELAKYWAGLGDGIFVNDAFGTAHRAHASNVGISKNVDKAVAGFLLENEIEYIQNAVDAPVRPFVAILGGSKVSDKIGVIENLLKKADKVLIGGGMTYTFFKAQGIEIGNSLVEEDKLDLARELLEKSNGKLILPDDSKEANGFADYTEIKDTEGKAIDAGFMGLDIGPKAIAQFGKEIEGAKTVVWNGPMGVFENPDFQAGTIGVMDAIVSQPDCKSIIGGGDSAAAAINLGYADRFSWISTGGGASMELLEGKVLPGLDALTGK, from the coding sequence ATGGCTAAATTAACTGTTAAAGATGTAGATCTTAAAGGTAAGAAAGTTCTTGTCCGTGTTGACTTTAACGTTCCCCTAAAAGACGGAGTTATCACAAATGATAACCGTATCACTGCAGCACTACCAACAATCAAATACATCGTTGATCACGGTGGACGTGCTATCCTCTTCTCTCACCTAGGACGTGTTAAAACTGAAGAAGATAAAGCAGGAAAATCTCTTGCTCCAGTAGCAAAAGCTTTATCTGAAAAACTTGGTCAAGAAGTTGTTTTCGTTCCTGAAACTCGTGGAGCTGAGCTTGAAAAAGCTGTTAGCGACCTTAAAGATGGACAAGTTCTTCTTGTTGAAAACACTCGTTTTGAAGATATCGACGGTAAAAAAGAATCTGGAAACGATCCAGAACTTGCTAAATACTGGGCAGGTCTTGGAGATGGAATCTTCGTTAATGATGCCTTTGGTACAGCTCACCGTGCCCACGCTTCAAACGTTGGTATCTCTAAGAACGTTGATAAAGCAGTAGCAGGATTCCTACTTGAAAACGAAATTGAGTACATCCAAAACGCTGTTGATGCTCCAGTTCGTCCATTTGTTGCCATCCTTGGTGGATCAAAAGTATCTGACAAGATCGGTGTTATCGAAAACCTTCTTAAAAAAGCTGATAAAGTCCTTATCGGTGGAGGTATGACTTACACATTCTTCAAAGCTCAAGGAATTGAAATCGGAAACTCTCTAGTTGAAGAAGACAAACTTGACCTTGCTCGCGAACTTCTTGAAAAATCTAACGGAAAACTAATCCTTCCAGACGACTCTAAAGAAGCAAACGGATTTGCTGACTACACTGAAATCAAAGATACTGAAGGTAAAGCAATCGACGCTGGCTTCATGGGTCTTGATATTGGTCCAAAAGCAATTGCCCAATTCGGTAAAGAAATCGAAGGAGCTAAAACTGTAGTCTGGAATGGACCAATGGGTGTATTTGAAAACCCTGACTTCCAAGCTGGTACTATCGGAGTAATGGATGCTATCGTTTCACAACCAGATTGCAAATCAATCATCGGTGGTGGAGATTCAGCAGCAGCTGCAATCAACCTAGGATATGCTGACAGATTCTCATGGATCTCTACTGGTGGTGGAGCTTCTATGGAACTTCTTGAAGGTAAAGTTCTTCCAGGACTTGACGCTCTTACAGGTAAATAA